TCCcactttttcttatttgattagAATGCATTTTCGCTACTTCATTAGCACTAGCTTTAATGACTTAAGTCATTAACGTTTATATAAACGGGCTGATGGGTGTACcatatctttatctttaacGCTTAACCAACCAACCCGCCGGCATACTATAAAGATTTTGTGGTGAATGCATCCACCGTTATAAACAATCtaactatgtgtatatatttttagtaaatgTCACAatttaattggataaatttcatcatctgtataactaagtgtatactcaaaaataaatatacataatattattccaTTAGAAAAGGTCCCATCATAGTCCAAGTTGGCCCTGCAGGTGATCTCATTCAGGCCTGCCAAATGCGAATCCTACTGGACCAGAGGTCATTAAAATGGGCAATGAAGGAGGGAGCCTGCATGGTTTGTTTGATGCCGGTGGCTCCACTCTACCGGCATAGTCCTAGAAAGAGAGACCTGAAATTTGCATTACTGCAGCCCGGGGATTCCATTATCTTCTTTGGAATCATCCACTGCAATGAGAAGACCACAAATATTCTTCTTGATGGGAAGATCAAAGCGGCGCCGATGGAGCAAGCCCATGTGAGCACCGCCGTCAAGGGCAGCTTCAGATACCTCGATCATGAATACTTCAGGAAACAACAACTCACTGATAAATCAGATTTTTACACTTTTGGTGTAGTACTATTTGCAAGGCCTGTCATCAGTCCAAAGCTACCTAGAGAGCAGAT
This sequence is a window from Mangifera indica cultivar Alphonso chromosome 20, CATAS_Mindica_2.1, whole genome shotgun sequence. Protein-coding genes within it:
- the LOC123204228 gene encoding probable receptor-like protein kinase At5g61350, whose product is MRILLDQRSLKWAMKEGACMVCLMPVAPLYRHSPRKRDLKFALLQPGDSIIFFGIIHCNEKTTNILLDGKIKAAPMEQAHVSTAVKGSFRYLDHEYFRKQQLTDKSDFYTFGVVLFARPVISPKLPREQISLAGWAMNCYRKGTLEKIIDSNIAENISSESLKKKVEAAEKCLAEFGMNMRCSFKRLQHKVIHLIN